From the Heptranchias perlo isolate sHepPer1 unplaced genomic scaffold, sHepPer1.hap1 HAP1_SCAFFOLD_810, whole genome shotgun sequence genome, one window contains:
- the LOC137319309 gene encoding zinc finger protein 436-like, translated as MEKPWKCGDCGKGFNYPSRLETHRRSHTGERPFTCSVCGKGFTTSSGLLKHQRTHTGERPFTCSVCGKSFTCSSGLLTHQRTHTGERPFTCSVCGKSFTCSSGLTEHQRTHTGERPFSCSQCGKKFRYSSNLTEHQRVHTGERPFTCTVCGKGFTCSSHLTEHQRVHTGERPFVCSLCGKGFIKLSHHLRHQRVHTGERPFTCSVCGKRFTCSSNLTAHQLVHTDKRPFKCSECEKSFKSRNDLLKHQRTHTGERPFTCSVCGKRFTNSPHLLAHHRIHTG; from the coding sequence atggagaaaccgtggaaatgtggggactgtgggaagggattcaattacccatccaggctggaaactcatcgacgcagtcacaccggggagaggccgttcacctgctccgtgtgtgggaagggattcaccacgtcatccggcctcctgaaacaccagcgcactcacaccggggagaggccattcacctgctccgtgtgtgggaagagtttcacttgttcatccggcctcctgacacaccagcgcactcacaccggagagaggccgttcacctgctccgtgtgtgggaagagtttcacttgttcatccggccTCACTGAACACCAGCGcactcacaccggggagaggccgttcagttGCTCTCAGTGCGGGAAGAAGTTCAGGTATTCATCCAACCTCACTGAACACCAAcgtgttcacactggggagagaccgttcacctgcaccgtgtgtgggaagggattcacttgttcttcccacctcactgaacaccagcgtgttcacactggagagaggccatTCGTCTGCTCCTTGTGTGGGAAGGGGTTCATTAAATTATCCCACCATCTGAGACACCAGCGTGTTCACACcggagagaggccgttcacctgctccgtgtgtgggaagagattcacttgttcatccaacctCACTGcccaccaacttgttcacaccgataaaagaccttttaaatgttctgagtgtgagaagagctttaagagcagaaatgatctgctgaaacaccaacgcactcacactggagagaggccgttcacctgctccgtgtgtgggaagagattcacaaaTTCACCCCACCTTCTGGCTCATCACCGTATTCACACTGGgtag